The Streptomyces luteogriseus genome includes a window with the following:
- a CDS encoding DUF3052 domain-containing protein: MSATADHAEERTNPAARLGFQPGQVVQEIGYDDDVDQELRKAIEGIIEADLVDEDYDDVADAVVLWFRDDDGDLTDSLVDATTYIEEGGAILLLTPKTGRSGYVEPSDISEAATTAGLTASKSVSVGKDWSGSRLATPKAAKSKR; encoded by the coding sequence GTGAGCGCGACCGCGGACCACGCGGAGGAGCGGACGAACCCTGCCGCCAGGCTGGGGTTCCAGCCCGGGCAGGTGGTCCAGGAGATCGGCTACGACGACGACGTGGACCAGGAGCTCCGCAAGGCCATCGAGGGCATCATCGAGGCCGACCTGGTGGACGAGGACTACGACGACGTGGCCGATGCCGTTGTGCTGTGGTTCCGTGACGACGACGGCGACCTTACGGACTCGCTGGTCGATGCCACCACGTACATCGAAGAGGGCGGCGCGATCCTGCTCCTCACGCCGAAGACCGGCCGTTCGGGCTATGTGGAGCCGAGCGACATCTCGGAGGCCGCCACCACGGCGGGTCTGACGGCGTCCAAGAGTGTCAGCGTCGGCAAGGACTGGAGCGGCAGCCGGCTGGCCACGCCGAAGGCCGCCAAGTCCAAGCGTTAG
- a CDS encoding peroxiredoxin → MAIQVGEKAPDFELKDNHGRAVRLSEFRGRKNVVLLFYPFAFTGVCTGELCELRDNLPQFSDRDTELLAVSNDSIHTLRVFAEQEGLEYPLLSDFWPHGNVSRAYGVFDEDKGCAVRGTFVIDKEGVVRWTVVNGLPDARDLNDYVKALDSL, encoded by the coding sequence ATGGCGATCCAGGTCGGCGAGAAGGCCCCCGACTTCGAACTCAAGGACAACCACGGCCGGGCCGTCCGGCTGTCCGAGTTCCGGGGCCGCAAGAACGTGGTGCTGCTCTTCTACCCCTTCGCCTTCACCGGCGTGTGCACCGGCGAGCTGTGCGAGCTGCGCGACAATCTCCCGCAGTTCTCCGACCGCGACACCGAGCTGCTCGCCGTCTCCAACGACTCCATCCACACCCTGCGCGTCTTCGCCGAGCAGGAGGGCCTGGAGTACCCGCTGCTGTCGGACTTCTGGCCGCACGGCAACGTCTCGCGCGCCTACGGCGTCTTCGACGAGGACAAGGGCTGCGCGGTGCGTGGCACCTTCGTCATCGACAAGGAAGGCGTCGTGCGGTGGACCGTCGTCAACGGCCTGCCGGACGCGCGTGACCTGAACGACTACGTGAAGGCGCTCGACTCCCTGTGA
- a CDS encoding TerD family protein → MGVSLSKGGNVSLSKEAPGLTAVIIGLGWDVRTTTGTDFDLDASALLLNNSGKVGNDQHFIFFNNLKSPDGSVEHTGDNITGEGEGDDEQIKVNLATVPPEVEKIVFPVSIYDAETRQQSFGQVRNAFIRVVNQAGEAEIARYDLSEDASTETAMVFGELYRHGAEWKFRAIGQGYASGLRGIAQDFGVNV, encoded by the coding sequence GTGGGAGTCAGCCTCAGCAAGGGCGGCAACGTATCGCTGAGCAAGGAGGCGCCGGGCCTGACCGCGGTCATCATCGGTCTGGGGTGGGACGTCCGCACCACGACCGGCACGGACTTCGACCTGGACGCCAGCGCGCTGCTGCTGAACAACTCCGGCAAGGTCGGCAACGACCAGCACTTCATCTTCTTCAACAACCTCAAGAGCCCGGACGGCTCCGTCGAGCACACCGGTGACAACATCACCGGTGAGGGCGAGGGCGACGACGAGCAGATCAAGGTCAACCTCGCGACCGTCCCGCCGGAGGTCGAGAAGATCGTCTTCCCGGTCTCCATCTACGACGCCGAGACCCGCCAGCAGTCCTTCGGCCAGGTCCGCAACGCGTTCATCCGCGTGGTGAACCAGGCCGGCGAGGCGGAGATCGCCCGCTACGACCTGAGCGAGGACGCCTCCACCGAGACCGCCATGGTCTTCGGTGAGCTCTACCGGCACGGCGCGGAGTGGAAGTTCCGCGCCATCGGCCAGGGCTACGCCTCGGGCCTGCGCGGCATCGCGCAGGACTTCGGCGTGAACGTCTGA
- a CDS encoding TerD family protein, translated as MGVTLAKGGNVSLSKAAPNLTQVMVGLGWDARSTTGAPFDLDASALMCSSGRVLGDEWFVFYNQLKSPDGSVEHTGDNLTGEGDGDDESLLIDLPKVPPHCDKIVFPVSIHMADERGQTFGQVSNAFIRVVNQADGQELARYDLSEDASTETAMIFGELYRYQGEWKFRAVGQGYASGLRGIALDFGVNVS; from the coding sequence ATGGGCGTCACGCTCGCCAAAGGGGGCAATGTCTCCCTGTCCAAGGCCGCGCCGAACCTCACTCAGGTGATGGTCGGGCTCGGCTGGGACGCGCGCTCCACCACCGGAGCACCCTTCGACCTCGACGCCAGCGCCCTGATGTGCAGCAGCGGGCGCGTGCTCGGGGACGAGTGGTTCGTCTTCTACAACCAGCTCAAGAGCCCGGACGGCTCGGTCGAGCACACCGGTGACAACCTCACCGGCGAGGGCGACGGCGACGACGAGTCGCTCCTGATCGACCTCCCCAAGGTGCCGCCGCACTGCGACAAGATCGTCTTCCCCGTCTCGATCCACATGGCCGACGAGCGCGGCCAGACCTTCGGCCAGGTCAGCAACGCCTTCATCCGCGTGGTCAACCAGGCCGACGGCCAGGAGCTCGCCCGCTACGACCTCAGCGAGGACGCCTCCACGGAGACCGCGATGATCTTCGGCGAGCTCTATCGCTACCAGGGCGAATGGAAGTTCAGGGCCGTGGGACAGGGGTACGCGTCTGGGCTGCGGGGCATCGCGCTGGACTTCGGGGTCAACGTCTCATAA
- a CDS encoding DUF475 domain-containing protein — MVLKTFGWSFAVTALGLVAAVLFGGWSALGIVAILSVLEISLSFDNAVVNAGILKKMNAFWQKIFLTVGILIAVFGMRLVFPVVIVAISAQMGPIEAVNLALNDKDQYQQLVTDAHPAIAAFGGMFLLMIFLDYIFEDRDIKWLAWLERPLAKLGKVDMLSVCIALIVLLISALTFAANAHQHGGAHVDKAETVLLSGIGGLITYMIVGGLSGYFEDKLEEEEEREHEAEEEAARSGKPRSAVQLAGKAAFFMFLYLEVLDASFSFDGVIGAFAITNDIVLMALGLGIGAMYVRSLTVYLVREGTLDDYVYLEHGAHYAIGALAMVLLVTIQYEINEFITGSIGVILIAASFWSSVRRNKALAAAEGKAGSDEKTEVSSGV; from the coding sequence GTGGTTCTGAAAACCTTCGGGTGGTCGTTCGCGGTCACCGCGCTCGGCCTGGTCGCGGCGGTCCTGTTCGGCGGGTGGAGCGCGCTCGGCATCGTCGCGATCCTGTCCGTCCTCGAGATCTCGCTGTCCTTCGACAACGCGGTGGTCAACGCCGGGATCCTGAAGAAGATGAATGCCTTCTGGCAGAAGATCTTCCTCACGGTCGGCATTCTGATCGCCGTCTTCGGCATGCGGCTGGTCTTCCCCGTCGTGATCGTCGCGATCAGCGCCCAGATGGGCCCGATCGAGGCCGTCAACCTCGCCCTGAACGACAAGGACCAGTACCAGCAGCTGGTGACGGACGCCCACCCGGCGATCGCCGCCTTCGGTGGCATGTTCCTGCTGATGATCTTCCTGGACTACATCTTCGAGGACCGGGACATCAAGTGGCTCGCCTGGCTGGAGCGCCCGCTGGCCAAGCTCGGCAAGGTCGACATGCTGTCGGTCTGCATCGCCCTGATCGTCCTGCTGATCTCGGCGCTGACCTTCGCGGCCAATGCCCACCAGCACGGCGGTGCCCACGTCGACAAGGCGGAGACGGTCCTTCTCTCCGGTATCGGCGGTCTGATCACGTACATGATCGTCGGTGGTCTCTCCGGCTACTTCGAGGACAAGCTCGAAGAGGAGGAGGAGCGTGAGCACGAGGCGGAGGAAGAGGCCGCGCGCAGCGGCAAGCCCCGCTCGGCGGTCCAGCTGGCCGGCAAGGCCGCGTTCTTCATGTTCCTCTACCTCGAGGTCCTGGACGCGTCCTTCTCCTTCGACGGCGTGATCGGCGCCTTCGCCATCACCAACGACATCGTCCTCATGGCCCTCGGCCTCGGCATCGGCGCCATGTACGTCCGGTCGCTGACGGTCTACCTGGTCCGCGAGGGCACCCTCGACGACTACGTCTACCTGGAGCACGGCGCGCACTACGCCATCGGCGCGCTCGCCATGGTCCTCCTCGTCACCATCCAGTACGAGATCAACGAGTTCATCACCGGCTCCATCGGCGTCATTCTGATCGCCGCCTCCTTCTGGTCCTCCGTGCGCCGCAACAAGGCGCTGGCAGCGGCCGAGGGAAAAGCCGGCTCGGACGAGAAGACTGAGGTCTCGTCCGGGGTGTGA
- a CDS encoding TerD family protein: MGLFDGLRRGDVQFDSGDASTNAIELTKRRAQISLTKQGAATGHLRVNLSWRMRTSDIGGSQRESLLRHPLRALKPPEVVGHSQSMVNVDLDLGCLYELQDGSKGVVQPLGGYYGDVNAAPYVKLSGDDRFGSGSGETMYINLDHRDSIKRLLVFVYIYDQTPAFDRTHASVTLYPSSGPRIEVHLDERQPQARSCAVVMIEKVKDEIVVRREAKFVYGFQAELDRLYGWGLQWGRGYKTKIDR; this comes from the coding sequence ATGGGACTGTTCGACGGACTCCGGCGCGGCGATGTGCAGTTCGACTCGGGCGACGCGTCGACCAACGCGATCGAGCTGACCAAGCGGCGGGCGCAGATATCACTCACCAAGCAAGGCGCGGCCACCGGCCACCTGCGCGTCAACCTCAGCTGGCGGATGCGCACGTCCGACATCGGCGGCTCCCAGCGCGAGAGCCTGCTCCGGCATCCCCTCCGGGCGCTCAAGCCCCCCGAGGTCGTCGGCCACAGCCAGAGCATGGTCAACGTCGACCTCGACCTCGGCTGCCTCTACGAACTCCAGGACGGCAGCAAGGGCGTCGTCCAGCCCCTCGGCGGCTACTACGGCGACGTCAACGCCGCGCCGTACGTCAAGCTCAGCGGCGACGACCGGTTCGGCTCCGGGTCCGGCGAGACGATGTACATCAACCTCGACCACCGCGACAGCATCAAGCGGCTGCTGGTCTTCGTCTACATCTACGACCAGACGCCCGCCTTCGACCGCACGCACGCCAGCGTCACCCTCTACCCGAGCAGCGGCCCCCGCATCGAGGTCCACCTCGACGAACGCCAGCCGCAGGCCCGCTCCTGCGCCGTCGTCATGATCGAGAAGGTGAAGGACGAGATCGTCGTGCGCCGCGAGGCGAAGTTCGTCTACGGCTTCCAGGCCGAGCTCGACCGGTTGTACGGGTGGGGGTTGCAGTGGGGGCGCGGCTACAAGACCAAGATCGACCGCTGA
- a CDS encoding TerD family protein: protein MTHAMLKGSNVPLEATTVRAVLRWTPGQGVPDVDASALLLGPDGRVRSDEDFVFYNQPRHPAGKVWRLGKKRDAEGLTDTIQTELTGVEEEVSRILLVASADGVTFDRVQALRILLYDAADTGAEALAYFDVKPETGEETALICGELYRRGEGWKFRALGEGYSNGLKGLATDFGISVDESEVLEEATTTVPAPPTTNTPAPPTTAGPAQQSPEVSLPLPPEQPTTVPAQSGYGYPPQQPPATQPAYGYPQPAGRPAYGYPQAPAAAGAPGAQAGYGYPPPATSVPDPDFRLPPQGPQFIGR from the coding sequence ATGACGCACGCGATGCTGAAGGGGTCGAACGTCCCGCTGGAAGCCACCACGGTGCGCGCCGTGCTGCGCTGGACACCCGGGCAGGGGGTTCCGGACGTCGACGCCTCCGCGCTGCTCCTCGGTCCCGACGGCCGTGTGCGCTCCGACGAGGACTTCGTCTTCTACAACCAGCCCCGGCACCCGGCCGGGAAGGTGTGGCGGCTCGGCAAGAAGCGGGACGCCGAGGGCCTGACCGACACGATCCAGACAGAACTCACCGGTGTCGAGGAGGAAGTCAGCCGGATTCTGCTGGTCGCATCGGCGGACGGCGTGACGTTCGACCGCGTCCAGGCCCTGCGCATTCTGCTGTACGACGCCGCGGACACCGGAGCCGAGGCGCTGGCGTACTTCGACGTCAAGCCGGAGACGGGCGAGGAGACGGCACTGATCTGCGGCGAGCTGTACCGGCGCGGGGAGGGCTGGAAGTTCCGGGCACTCGGCGAGGGCTACTCGAACGGGCTGAAGGGGCTCGCGACCGACTTCGGCATCTCGGTGGACGAGTCGGAGGTGCTGGAGGAGGCGACCACGACGGTCCCCGCGCCTCCCACCACGAACACGCCCGCCCCGCCGACGACCGCCGGCCCCGCCCAGCAGTCCCCCGAGGTCTCGCTGCCGCTCCCCCCGGAGCAGCCGACCACGGTGCCCGCGCAGTCCGGGTACGGGTACCCGCCGCAGCAGCCGCCGGCGACGCAGCCGGCCTACGGCTACCCGCAGCCCGCCGGCCGGCCCGCGTACGGCTACCCGCAGGCACCGGCCGCGGCGGGCGCCCCGGGGGCGCAGGCCGGCTACGGCTACCCGCCGCCGGCCACGTCGGTCCCCGACCCGGACTTCCGGCTGCCCCCGCAGGGCCCGCAGTTCATCGGGCGCTAG
- a CDS encoding HpcH/HpaI aldolase/citrate lyase family protein: protein MRHFGHVAPEVRKRLFHREPSAFTPDSPARLLAAALGATLYSPATRPRLADDVLKQAGRGVVSMVLCLEDSIDDADVGPGEENLVRQLTTLDELPDADLPLLFIRVRTPEQIPDLVRRLGPAVRQLSGFVLPKFTEERGIPFLEALATAEADSGRRLFAMPVLESPELLYRESRVETLEGISRAIDKYRDRVLALRLGVTDFCSSYGLRRGPDMTAYDVQIVASVIADVVNMLGRADGTGFTVTGPVWEYFRVQERMFKPQLRQSPFLEVQAAELREKLIEHAMDGLLREISLDHANGLLGKTCIHPSHVLPVHALSVVSHEEFSDAQDILRPERGGGGVLRSAYTNKMNEVKPHRAWAERTLLRAEVFGVANQDIGFVELLAAGLPG, encoded by the coding sequence ATGCGTCATTTCGGGCACGTCGCCCCTGAGGTGCGCAAGCGCCTCTTCCATCGCGAGCCGAGCGCGTTCACCCCGGACTCCCCGGCCCGGCTGCTCGCCGCCGCCCTCGGCGCCACGCTGTACAGCCCGGCCACGCGGCCGCGCCTCGCCGACGACGTCCTCAAGCAGGCCGGGCGCGGGGTGGTCTCGATGGTGCTGTGCCTGGAGGACTCGATCGACGACGCGGACGTCGGCCCCGGCGAGGAGAACCTCGTCCGCCAGCTCACGACCCTGGACGAGCTCCCGGACGCCGATCTGCCCCTGCTGTTCATCCGGGTCCGCACCCCCGAGCAGATACCCGACCTGGTGCGCCGTCTCGGCCCCGCCGTCCGGCAGCTCTCCGGATTCGTCCTGCCCAAGTTCACCGAGGAACGCGGCATCCCCTTCCTCGAGGCCCTGGCCACCGCCGAGGCCGATAGCGGCCGGCGCCTTTTCGCCATGCCGGTGCTGGAGTCCCCGGAGCTGCTCTACCGGGAGTCACGCGTGGAGACCCTGGAGGGCATCTCCCGCGCGATCGACAAGTACCGCGACCGCGTGCTCGCCCTGCGCCTCGGCGTGACGGACTTCTGCTCCTCCTACGGGCTGCGCAGGGGCCCCGACATGACGGCCTACGACGTGCAGATCGTCGCCTCCGTGATCGCCGACGTGGTGAACATGCTGGGCCGCGCCGACGGGACCGGCTTCACCGTGACCGGGCCGGTGTGGGAGTACTTCCGGGTCCAGGAGCGCATGTTCAAGCCGCAGCTGCGGCAGAGCCCCTTCCTTGAGGTGCAGGCCGCGGAACTGCGCGAGAAGCTGATTGAGCACGCCATGGACGGCCTGCTGAGGGAGATCTCCCTGGACCATGCCAACGGCCTGCTGGGCAAGACCTGCATCCACCCCTCGCACGTGCTGCCGGTGCACGCCCTGTCCGTCGTCAGCCACGAGGAGTTCTCGGACGCCCAGGACATCCTGCGGCCCGAGCGCGGGGGCGGGGGTGTGCTGAGATCGGCGTACACGAACAAGATGAACGAGGTGAAGCCGCACCGGGCCTGGGCCGAGCGGACCCTGCTGCGGGCCGAGGTTTTCGGCGTGGCGAACCAGGACATCGGCTTCGTGGAACTGCTGGCGGCGGGTCTGCCGGGCTGA